Part of the Firmicutes bacterium CAG:345 genome, TTATCGATAATTTTTATTAATACTATATATGTTTTTAAAATATTATCAATGTTTGATCTATTGTTAGCTAGTATTTTGTTTATGAAAAATTTCTTAAATCATATATTAAAATAAGCTTTTTTCTAAATTAAAAAATTACTCTTTTCTATTATAATTTATCCCAACATTTCTTTTTATCTTCTTCAGTAATTTTCCTAATAACTTTACAGGGATTTCCAACTGCTACTGAATCGCTTGGAATGTCTTTAACAACAACGCTACCACCGCCAATAACAACGTTATTTCCAATTGTTACTCCTGGCATAACTTGTACGCCTCCACCAATCCACATATTATTTCCAACTTTAATTGAATAGGCATATTCCAAACCTTTATTTCGACGTTCGTAGTCGATTGGATGGCCAGCGGTATAAAATCCACAATTTGGTGCAATGAATACATTATCTCCGAAAGTAACTTTTGCACAATCCAAAATAACTATATTATGATTAGCAAAAAAGTTTTTTCCAATTTCTATGTTATAACCATAATCACACCAGAAGGGACCAATAATACAAAAATTATCATCTGTTTTTCCTAATAATTGTTTCATAATTTCTTTTTGCTTTTCATCATCAGAGGGATGAGTATTATTGAATTGAAAACAAAGTTCTTTAGCTTTTTTTCTTTCTTCTATTAATTCTTTGTCATAGTTTGCATCATACATCATTTGATTTAACATTTTTTCTTTTTCTGTCATATTATTTAATTCCCATTCTTTCTAAATAATCCGTTTTATCTTTTTCAGTTATTTTTCTTATTACTTTACAGGGATTTCCAACAGCGATAACATTGTCTGGAATATCTTTAGTGACTATACTTCCAGCACCAATTATTGTGTTATCACCGATTGTAACTCCTTGTAATATTTTGACATCTCCACCGAGCCAAACATTATTACCAATATGAATAGGCTTACCATAGCAACCACCATTTATTCTTTCTGTTGCATCGGTAGAATGATTAGCAGCGTAAAGTCCGATATTAGGTCCTAATAATGTATGAGATCCAATAGTTACTTCTGAGCAATCTAAAATTATACATCCAAAATTTATATAAACATTATCACCTATTGTGATATTTTTGCCAAATTCACATCTAAAATCAGGTTCAATCCAAACATTTTCGCCAACATTTTTAAATAGTTGTTTCATGATTTTATTTCGTAAATCAACTTCTTCATCTTCAGTTTTATTGTAGGCTTTAAATAGTTTTTTATCTTCAACTCTTTTATTAAATAAATCTTGGTCAAAGTCGTTATATACTAATCCTTTTTGCATTCTTTCCCATTCAGTCATTATTATTACTCCTTAATTTTTTTGTGAAATTTTTTAACTAGATATATTTAAATCCACCATTCAGGGGTTAATTGCCCTAATTTATCTATTCTTTTATTTTCGTAATCAAGCATTATTTCAATTTCTTTATAATCATTAGGCATAAGTTGGGTCATAAGTTCACGACAAGCACCACAAGGGGCCAAGGCTTTACCTTCATAGTTTATAGCGATGACTTTTTTAATTTTGCTTTCGCCATTAGTGATCATATTAAATATTGCATTTCTTTCTGCGCAAATTCCTAAAGAACAAGCTCCATCTATGCAAACTCCTGTATAGATTTTTCCTGATTCTGATTCGATGGCGGCAGAAACTCCTCCAGCTTCCATCCATTCAGATATTTTTCTGGGATTTAGTACAGTTTTAGCTGCTATATATAGTTCATTCCATTTGTTATCCATAATAAATAGTCTCCTTTTTAGAAAAATTATATTTTTATTATATTAGATTTTTTTAGATAAAACTTTAATATTTGTTTGCATTTCTCATCATATTTAAACTATATAGTAGGTAAGATTATAAAAAATAAAATTCTTATTATAGACAGCTTTGTTTAATAGCAAATCATTAATTTTTAATTTATGAATGTTAAAAGTTTTCTGTAGTTAATTCATTAGAAGGTTTTATATTTTTTTCATTACTTTAGTTTACCTATAGCTTTTTTAAAATAATTGACGCTTATAATTTTATTAAATTTTATTGCAACATCATGAATTGTGCCTTCTAGAACCAAACCATTTTTCAGATGAAAATTAAATGAATTTTGGTTCTCGCTTGTAACAATAGATATAATGTTTGCAATATTATATTTAAGTGCCATCTTTTCAATTTCTTGCAATAAAATTTTTCCAACATGTTCATGGAGATGATCTTTATGAACGTATATAGAAAGATCATCTGTTTTTTTATACGCATTTCGTTGATTAAAAGCATTTAAATAAGCATATCCGATAAATTAATTCTTTTTCATTTTCCATAACAATAAAAGGATATTTTTGGAATATATCTTTACAGCGTTTTTTAAAAACTATCTAAGTTAAGTTTTTCTTCTTCAAGAGTAAAGCATGTATTCTCTATATAATAATTGTAAATTTCTAAACATTGAGCGATATCTTTTCTTCTATTATTCTGATATTCATATAAACCACATAACTTTTTTTAAATATTATAGAAATCTATCAGTAAATCAACCAATGGATAACATTAATTATAGATTTTAATCATTGTAAATAAAAGTTCATTGATTAAAAAATATAAAGGAACTTAAATAAAATATTTTTTACATAATTTTAACTGACAGAAATTTAATTCATAAAAAAAGTTGGCTACTCATTATTTATGATTATATCCAACTTTTATTTTTGATAGTTATTTTTTTATTCTTGATTATTATTACCGAAGACAATATCGTTTATTAAATCTGCAAATATAGCATAGCCTTTTTCATTTAAATGTATACCATCATCTCTGTAATATTCTTTTATTGCTTCGCCATCTTTTGTTAAAGAACTAAATGTATCAATACCAGTAAGCCAATCTGTATTAGTTACAAGTGTTTTCATTTCTTCTATAAATTGACCATATTCGTAGTTGAATTTACCACCTTTATAACAACTTGGAACAGCCATAGAATAAATATAGTAAATTTTGGCATTTGGGAAGTCTTCATGCATTTTGTTTAACAAATTTGCCATTAAATTTTTTGCATATTCTCCAGTATGACCCATATTGTTGATATTGTTACCGCCTAAATATACCAAAATAACCGATGGATCAAATGGTTTTACAAGCTTGTCATAAGCATAGAGCCAATCTTCTACAATTGTTCCGCCGATACCAACATTGTAGCCGAGTCGGCCACCGATATCTTCTTGCCAGGTACTCCAATAATCCATGGTACTTGAGCCCATAATGAGTACTCCGCCTTTTTCAGCTGATTCATATTGTTTTGCAAGTTTATTAATTCTTGTTTCGTATGGTGAAATATAAGTATAATCTTTCATATTATTTACAAAGTTCTCCACATATTGATTATCTGTATTTGCTGTTATATTTTTTAAAATTAATGTTCCACCTTTGCCACCGATGGTTGCAGCAGAATTTTTTAAGAATTCAAATTCGACAGTATGATAGACGTAACCATCAATAAGCAAAGATGTTTTGCCACCATAATTAACGAGTGTAAAGTTCATGGTCGCAGGATTTTTTATTTGTGGTCTTAAAATCAGTGTATATCCTTTCCAATTATCGTCGCCATTTTTGACTTCATGGAAAACCTGATAACCAGAACCGGTATATTCAAAGACATACCTGACAGCGTGAGTTTCATCTACATATGCAGATAATTCACCTTGAGTCCATGCGGAATATTCTCCAAATTGCATTTTTCCAGAAACAAGCCAATATTCTCCATTTACTGCCTTGTTATCTTTAAAAGCAAAGGCCTTGTTATATCCAGTTTCTGTCTTGTAATATGTACCAACATTGCCACTATTGAAACATCCATTATCGGCAAATGTATCTTTTTCAGAGGAAAATTCAACTTCAGCGGTGCGACTTTCAAGCGAATTTGTAAGTGCATCGAAATCATCTCCGTAATATGTTTTGAAATTATCAAAAGTTACGTTGCAATATTGTCTCATAGCTAAGATAAACATTGTATATCCCCAATTTGCTTCCATACTATATACAAGTTTATAATCAGGTAAATAATTACCATCTTTGAAATACACCTTTATTTCCTGTCCGCTATATACGAAAATGTAATCGATTTGATATTCCGTACCTTTTGGCATGGTGTTTTTTTCACAAGTTACTTGACTTAATGCTTTTCCATTTACTGTTGGATAAGCGAAGATACTATTGTTTGTTGGATAACGGAAAAGTTGAATTTTGACAAAGTTCTGTACGTTTTTAGCAATTTGCAATTCTATTTTACTGGCTGCACCACCAGTAGTTTTTGTATCGGTTATGTTCAAATGGCCAGAAACAGCATATTCATAGCCGCCGACAGGTACTCCGTTTTGATAAAGAGCTCCCATTACTCTTTTGTTTGAATTTTTACCTTCAACATATATACCACCATCAACATTTTCTACAAATTCGCTAATATTTTCGGAAGTGTTTATCAAAGATACA contains:
- a CDS encoding unknown (no significant homology to UniProt): MKKVSFLMVSVVFLLCLCACNKGTTTSSSTISSSNSTTSVISTPSSLSSSSSSSFNSTISSSSSFNSTSSSSSSNSSSSSTTSSNSSSTSSSSSTTTSSSSSSSSSSTSSSSSSSSSSTSSSSSIIEINPLDNFNITAVAGVEIKDNSVTLTKSQYDALVLSPETNCDYTLLNGVKADISVTENRLIFDLTSPTGNKDKYIITLIVLSNLADININTIYNKKVVNGKVTFSETEYASFLNLEDYSSVCDYQASEGATVKIEFDKQTHTFSFNVLSQDKTQRNEVKVEINVELPFGTHSLTGSGDKKYVTYDYENLLYSLNGSATVTDEKGKNLNGNYAFSAQIYPQSLAQGSEVVLSAVYANNYQIRFVLRGVDESHYLIFSDYKDRSDFLNYKEHISSTEYDKEQGVNMGVIVVDGSMAMTIDGNVIYRRALPELNYTEMFISTYECTAQMKNLQIVSDEVQAKTMYNSSLTNYKDKLTGVSLINTSENISEFVENVDGGIYVEGKNSNKRVMGALYQNGVPVGGYEYAVSGHLNITDTKTTGGAASKIELQIAKNVQNFVKIQLFRYPTNNSIFAYPTVNGKALSQVTCEKNTMPKGTEYQIDYIFVYSGQEIKVYFKDGNYLPDYKLVYSMEANWGYTMFILAMRQYCNVTFDNFKTYYGDDFDALTNSLESRTAEVEFSSEKDTFADNGCFNSGNVGTYYKTETGYNKAFAFKDNKAVNGEYWLVSGKMQFGEYSAWTQGELSAYVDETHAVRYVFEYTGSGYQVFHEVKNGDDNWKGYTLILRPQIKNPATMNFTLVNYGGKTSLLIDGYVYHTVEFEFLKNSAATIGGKGGTLILKNITANTDNQYVENFVNNMKDYTYISPYETRINKLAKQYESAEKGGVLIMGSSTMDYWSTWQEDIGGRLGYNVGIGGTIVEDWLYAYDKLVKPFDPSVILVYLGGNNINNMGHTGEYAKNLMANLLNKMHEDFPNAKIYYIYSMAVPSCYKGGKFNYEYGQFIEEMKTLVTNTDWLTGIDTFSSLTKDGEAIKEYYRDDGIHLNEKGYAIFADLINDIVFGNNNQE
- a CDS encoding maltose O-acetyltransferase (product inferred by homology to UniProt), with the translated sequence MTEKEKMLNQMMYDANYDKELIEERKKAKELCFQFNNTHPSDDEKQKEIMKQLLGKTDDNFCIIGPFWCDYGYNIEIGKNFFANHNIVILDCAKVTFGDNVFIAPNCGFYTAGHPIDYERRNKGLEYAYSIKVGNNMWIGGGVQVMPGVTIGNNVVIGGGSVVVKDIPSDSVAVGNPCKVIRKITEEDKKKCWDKL
- a CDS encoding galactoside O-acetyltransferase (product inferred by homology to UniProt) encodes the protein MTEWERMQKGLVYNDFDQDLFNKRVEDKKLFKAYNKTEDEEVDLRNKIMKQLFKNVGENVWIEPDFRCEFGKNITIGDNVYINFGCIILDCSEVTIGSHTLLGPNIGLYAANHSTDATERINGGCYGKPIHIGNNVWLGGDVKILQGVTIGDNTIIGAGSIVTKDIPDNVIAVGNPCKVIRKITEKDKTDYLERMGIK
- a CDS encoding cytidine deaminase (product inferred by homology to UniProt), whose protein sequence is MDNKWNELYIAAKTVLNPRKISEWMEAGGVSAAIESESGKIYTGVCIDGACSLGICAERNAIFNMITNGESKIKKVIAINYEGKALAPCGACRELMTQLMPNDYKEIEIMLDYENKRIDKLGQLTPEWWI